The following are from one region of the Paenibacillus protaetiae genome:
- a CDS encoding glycosyl hydrolase 115 family protein: MNFIINPKTLKEGAFFYREKEAYSGVHKIADKVLKDIESVFGVRPGSAEDYAELASSAVIYGTIGRSPVLERLSEQGLVDLNEIRGKNEVYAFQVIDAAGEQTGKRLVIAGSDKRGTIYGLFHLSELLGVSPYVDWNGIKPRKQEEFRLDADYKHVSKEPSVRYRGFFINDEWPAFGTWCHQRFGGFNAQAYDHVFELLLRLKGNYLWPAMWSARFHDDGPGLANSELADEYGVVMGASHHEPCLRQGEEYKYLRGKDSIYGDAWNFRTNEEGITRFWADGLKRSGKFENVITVGMRGEADTAIMGKEATFADNINLLRDVLRTQNRLIREHVSPDLEQVPRMLALYKEVEPFFYGDEQTPGLIGSEDLENVILMLCDDNFGNLRTLPTEEMRSHKGGYGMYYHFDYHGGPISYEWVNSTYLPKVWEQMSMAYDFGVRDLWIVNVGDIGTQEFPLAYFLDLAYDFDRWGTGAINQTDEYTRLWVERQFGAACEAQDVANIHRLINGYTKIAHNRKPEAMNADVYHPVHYREADRLLAEIGQLMDLANELYARFDEETLPGFFSLVYYPAMGNLNVHRMQLLTGKNHYAARLNRMEANWLAEQIQACMKRDRELVEEYHAIDNGRWYGMGLSEHIGFTRWNEDECKYPVLMHAMPAGKPRLSVSIDGTGQHSEGSGWHVNQLRMNFRQPDVTAASFTIYSISDLEAPYEIICETPWLTCSAYQGVLNGTSKAADTITVRIDRSLMGQETEAGIAVKLPSGVCTIIVDAKLPELHGWPANTYVDVDGYIAIEAEHYFAKQDAMHTEAGAAQPSAGFQAIQGYGRTLSAMKVFPTNRYFTAGEDAPYLEYRFVVHEAGGYEVELYMQPSNPVTADNTLYYGIQANDGQLQIWNTVSRGKKITDSNAEWAAGVLDNIRRHSSIVDCRSGLNTLKIFAVSPGFVLEKLIISPAGKKPPVSYLGPPETYYIGENNQ; this comes from the coding sequence ATGAACTTTATCATTAATCCCAAAACCTTGAAAGAAGGCGCTTTCTTCTATCGGGAAAAGGAAGCATACAGCGGCGTACACAAAATTGCAGATAAGGTCTTGAAAGATATCGAGTCCGTATTTGGCGTTCGGCCAGGATCGGCGGAGGATTATGCCGAACTCGCTTCCAGCGCGGTTATTTACGGCACCATCGGCCGGAGCCCGGTGCTGGAGAGGCTGTCGGAACAGGGTTTGGTTGACCTTAATGAAATTAGAGGCAAAAACGAAGTGTATGCCTTCCAGGTTATTGATGCCGCTGGGGAGCAAACAGGCAAAAGGCTTGTTATTGCCGGAAGCGATAAACGAGGCACGATCTACGGATTGTTCCATCTGTCCGAGCTGTTAGGCGTGTCGCCGTATGTGGACTGGAACGGCATTAAGCCGCGGAAGCAAGAGGAATTTAGGTTAGACGCGGATTATAAGCATGTATCGAAAGAGCCGTCGGTCCGTTACAGAGGATTTTTTATTAATGATGAGTGGCCGGCTTTCGGAACATGGTGCCATCAGCGTTTTGGCGGATTTAATGCGCAGGCGTACGATCATGTCTTTGAACTGCTGCTTCGGCTGAAAGGAAACTATTTGTGGCCCGCCATGTGGTCGGCCCGTTTCCACGACGACGGCCCGGGGCTTGCCAACTCGGAGCTGGCGGACGAATACGGCGTCGTCATGGGAGCTTCCCACCATGAACCGTGCCTGCGCCAAGGCGAAGAATACAAGTATTTGCGGGGCAAAGATTCGATCTACGGCGATGCCTGGAACTTCCGGACGAATGAAGAAGGCATCACCCGGTTTTGGGCGGACGGCTTGAAGCGAAGCGGCAAGTTTGAGAACGTGATCACCGTCGGGATGCGCGGCGAAGCCGATACGGCGATTATGGGGAAGGAAGCGACTTTTGCCGACAATATCAATCTGCTTCGGGACGTATTGCGGACACAAAACCGGTTGATCCGCGAGCATGTGAGTCCCGACCTGGAGCAGGTGCCGCGGATGCTGGCGTTATATAAAGAAGTGGAGCCTTTCTTTTACGGAGATGAACAGACACCGGGGTTAATCGGCTCGGAGGATCTGGAGAACGTTATTCTGATGCTCTGCGACGATAACTTCGGCAATTTGCGGACGCTGCCTACCGAGGAGATGCGTTCTCATAAGGGCGGCTACGGGATGTATTACCACTTTGACTATCATGGCGGGCCGATCTCCTATGAATGGGTGAACAGCACTTATTTGCCGAAGGTATGGGAGCAAATGAGCATGGCGTATGATTTTGGCGTCCGCGATTTGTGGATCGTTAACGTAGGGGACATCGGCACGCAGGAATTCCCTTTAGCATATTTTCTGGACTTGGCTTATGATTTTGACCGCTGGGGAACGGGCGCAATAAATCAAACGGACGAATACACCCGCTTATGGGTCGAGCGTCAGTTTGGTGCCGCATGCGAAGCGCAAGATGTGGCGAACATCCACCGTCTCATCAACGGTTATACGAAAATCGCCCATAACCGCAAACCGGAGGCGATGAATGCAGATGTGTACCATCCGGTTCATTACCGGGAGGCCGACAGGCTGCTTGCGGAGATCGGGCAGCTGATGGACCTTGCGAACGAGCTGTATGCGCGGTTTGATGAAGAGACGCTGCCGGGCTTCTTCTCGTTGGTGTATTATCCGGCGATGGGCAACTTGAACGTGCACAGGATGCAGCTGCTGACCGGCAAAAACCATTATGCTGCCCGGTTGAACCGGATGGAAGCGAACTGGCTTGCGGAGCAAATTCAGGCCTGCATGAAGCGGGACCGGGAGCTGGTGGAGGAATACCACGCGATCGACAACGGAAGATGGTATGGCATGGGCTTGTCCGAACATATCGGCTTTACCAGGTGGAACGAGGACGAATGCAAATACCCGGTTCTCATGCATGCGATGCCTGCCGGCAAACCGAGATTAAGCGTCTCCATAGACGGCACCGGCCAGCATTCGGAAGGAAGCGGCTGGCATGTGAATCAGCTTCGTATGAATTTCAGGCAGCCGGATGTAACGGCGGCCTCCTTCACCATCTACAGCATCAGCGATTTGGAGGCGCCGTATGAAATCATCTGCGAAACGCCATGGTTAACCTGCTCGGCTTATCAAGGCGTGCTGAACGGCACCAGCAAAGCGGCAGATACAATTACGGTACGAATCGACCGCAGCCTGATGGGGCAGGAGACCGAAGCCGGCATCGCTGTGAAGCTGCCGAGCGGAGTCTGCACGATTATCGTAGACGCCAAGCTGCCGGAGCTTCACGGCTGGCCGGCGAACACTTATGTGGACGTCGACGGCTATATAGCGATTGAAGCCGAGCACTATTTTGCCAAACAGGATGCCATGCATACAGAAGCGGGAGCCGCACAGCCGTCAGCCGGTTTCCAAGCGATCCAAGGGTATGGCAGAACCTTATCGGCTATGAAGGTGTTTCCGACGAACCGGTATTTTACAGCAGGCGAAGATGCACCGTATTTGGAATACCGGTTCGTCGTTCATGAAGCCGGAGGTTATGAGGTTGAGCTGTATATGCAGCCTTCGAACCCGGTTACCGCGGACAATACGCTATATTACGGGATCCAGGCGAATGACGGACAGCTCCAAATATGGAATACCGTTTCA